One genomic segment of Arachis duranensis cultivar V14167 chromosome 4, aradu.V14167.gnm2.J7QH, whole genome shotgun sequence includes these proteins:
- the LOC107484010 gene encoding uncharacterized protein LOC107484010, protein MSCIELYIEFEQSEADRNIELEDYNSESEDEFESNYEIVGPGEDEDETGGAMNADVAEVANALANPHPFQEPSFMRSLDLEAMHAPEFPQYMNAALPIVADGEFTVGMEFSSREAVIKVMKDYTIRRGVDYRVYESEPTTFYAKCTEYGNGCDWLIRVTKMQKKYYWEIKRYNGSHTCTRSTISQDHSKLDSKTVAEAIKPLVEVDPSIKVKSIIAKVQSKFNYTISYRKVWLAKQQAVESIFGGWEASYEALPIWFEAMCHKVPSAVVHFETMPAYQWDDLVPDIRVLHRVFWSYYPCIRAFRHCKPVVQVDRTHLYGKYKGCLLVAISQDGNNNIVPIAFAIVEGETSDAWYFFLSNLRQHMVTRDRVGLISDRHDSIRSAIERSKLYNNPSIIFITL, encoded by the exons ATGTCGTGCATCGAGTTGTATATTGAGTTTGAGCAATCCGAAGCAGACCGTAACATTGAATTGGAAGATTATAATAGTGAAAGCGAGGATGAATTTGAAAGTAACTATGAGATCGTTGGTCCAggtgaagatgaagatgaaactGGCGGTGCTATGAATGCAGATGTGGCAGAAGTTGCAAATGCACTAGCAAACCCGCATCCGTTTCAGGAGCCTTCTTTCATGCGGTCGTTGGATTTGGAGGCTATGCACGCACCGGAGTTTCCGCAATATATGAATGCAG CCCTTCCTATTGTGGCGGATGGTGAGTTCACAGTGGGGATGGAATTCAGTTCAAGGGAGGCAGTAATCAAGGTAATGAAAGATTATACCATTCGAAGAGGTGTAGACTATCGGGTATATGAGTCGGAACCCACGACATTCTATGCCAAATGCACAGAATATGGCAATGGTTGTGACTGGTTGATCAGGGTAACCAAAATGCAGAAGAAGTATTATTGGGAGATAAAGAGGTACAATGGAAGTCACACGTGTACCAGGTCAACTATTTCTCAAGACCATTCAAAGCTGGATTCCAAGACAGTTGCAGAAGCAATTAAGCCGTTGGTAGAAGTTGACCCATCTATAAAGGTAAAATCAATCATTGCTAAAGTCCAGTCAAAGTTTAACTACACCATCAGTTATCGCAAGGTTTGGTTAGCAAAGCAGCAAGCGGTGGAATCAATTTTCGGTGGTTGGGAAGCATCGTATGAAGCTTTGCCCATATGGTTTGAGGCCATGTGTCACAAGGTGCCATCAGCAGTGGTTCACTTTGAAACAATGCCTGCTTACCAGTGGGATGATTTGGTTCCTGATATACGTGTACTGCATAGAGTCTTTTGGAGCTATTACCCTTGTATAAGGGCCTTCAGACACTGCAAGCCAGTGGTGCAGGTGGACAGGACTCATTTGTATGGAAAATACAAGGGTTGTTTATTGGTTGCAATCTCACAAGATGGTAATAACAACATCGTACCTATTGCATTTGCcatagtggagggagagactTCTGATGCATGGTACTTTTTCCTGAGTAACTTGCGTCAACATATGGTGACACGTGACAGAGTGGGACTTATCTCTGATCGACACGATTCTATTAGGTCAGCTATTGAGAGAAGTAAATTATACAACAATCCTTCAATCATATTCATTAccttataa